DNA sequence from the Bufo bufo chromosome 3, aBufBuf1.1, whole genome shotgun sequence genome:
tgtaatgtgaaggctggaagtatggaggctgtgatgtaatgtttaggccgtgatgtaatgtagaggccggtaatatggagtctgtaatataatgtggaggccggtaatttaacatggagactgtaatgtagaggccgttaatacggaggctgtaatataacatggaggctggtaatatttaggctgtaaaataatgtggaggctataatctaatgtagaggctgtaatatgttgttgaggttaaTAATATAAGATGGAAGctagtaatatggaggctgtaatataatttgagGGCTGTATtgtaatgtttaggatgtgatgtaatgtagaggacggtaatatggaggctgtaatataatgtggaggcggtaatgtaacatggagactgtaatgtaatgtggaggctggtaatatttaggctgtaatataatgtggaggctataatgtaatgtagaggctgtaatatgttgctgaggttgataatataatatggagtctgtaatataatgtggaggctggtaatgtaacacggagactgtaatgtagaggaaTGTAATACGGAGGctggtaatgtaacatggaggctgtaatgtaatgtggaggctgataaattttaggctgtaatataatgtggaggctataatgtaatgtagaggctgtaatatgttgctgatgttgataatataatatggaggctgtgatgtaatgtggaggccattaatatggaggctgtaatataatgtagatgctgtaaatatggagactgtaatataatgttgaggatgataatatagaggctgtgatgtaatgtggagactataatgtaatgtggaggctttaaatatggagactgtaatataatgttgaggttgataatataatatggaggctgtactaTATTGtgaaagctgtaatataatatggaggctgtaatatcatgtggaggctggaatataatgtggaagctgtaatattatatgtaggttgtaatgtaatgtggaggctgtgatattatgtggagcctggtaatgtaatgtggaggctgtaatgtagaggctggtagtatggaggctgtaatgtaatgtagaggctggtaatatggaggctataatataatgtggaggaagataatgtaatatggaggctgtaatagaaacatagatgtaatatggaggctgtaatataaggtggaggctataatgtaatgcagaggctgtaatagaatgtggaggctggtagtatggaggctgtaatgtaatgtagaggctggtaatatggagtctgtaatataatgtggaggacggtaatttaacatggagactgtaatgtagaggctgttaatacggaggctgtaataaaacatggaggctggtaatatttaggctgtaaaataatgtagaggctgtaatatgttgttgaggttgataatataatatggaggctggtaatatggagactgtaatataatttgagggctgtaatataatgcagaggctggtaatatgaaggctgtaatataatgtagaggctgtgatgtaatgtggaggctgttagtatggaggctgtaatataatgtggaggctggtaatgtcacatggagactgtaatgtagaggatggtaatacggaggctgtaatataatgtggaggccggtaatgtaacatggaggctgtaatgtaatgtggaggctggtaatttttaggctgtaatataatgtggaggctataatatgttgttgaggttgataatataatatggaggctgtgatgtaatgtggaggccataaatatggaggctgtaatataatgtagatgctgtaattatggaggctgtaatataatgttgaggatgataatatagaggctgtgatgtaatgtggagactataatgtaatgtggaggctttaaatatggaggctgtaatataatgttgaggttgataatataatatggaggctgtaatataatgtggaagctgtaatattatatgtaggctgtaatgtaatgtggaggctgtgatattatgtggagcctggtaatgtaatgtggaggctgtaatgtaatgtagaggctggtagtatggaggctgtaatgtaatgtagaggctggtaatatggaggctgtaatataatgtggaggaagataatgtaatatggaggctgtaatagaaacatagatgtaatatggaggctataatgtaatgcagaggctgtaatatcatgtggaggctggaatataatgtggaagctgtaaaataatatggaggctgtaatataatgtggaagctgtaatataatagtgaggctgtaatgtaatatggaggctgtaatatcatgtggaggctggaatataatgtggaagctgtaatattatatgtaggctgtaatgtaatgtggaggctgtgatattatgtggagcctggtaatgtaatgtggaggctgtaatgtaatgtagaggctggtagtatggaggctgtaatgtaatgtggaggaagataatgtaatatggaggctgtaatagaaacatagatgtaatatggaggctgtaatataaggtggaggctataatgcagaggctgtactagaatgtggaggctggtagtatggaggctgtaatataatgtggaggctggtagtatggaggctgtaatataaggtggaggctataatgtaatgcagaggctgtaatagaatgtggaggctggtagtatggaggctgtaatataatgtggaggttgataatataatatagagactTTACTTTAATGCGAAGGATAtgatgtaatttacaggctggtaacatggaggctggaaaatgaaaagcaccagcacttctgagctcagccaatcagaggtggagggcggggcctggagttcaggaacagccccgcccccagttctctttcaggtccgcccatgctccatataaaggagggctctgggctgagcagtcactgctctctgctcctcacacctagaagatgtctggtcgcggtaaaggagggaaagggctcgggaaaggcggcgccaagcggcacaggaaggtgctccgtgataacatccagggcatcaccaagcctgccatccgccgcctagctcgcaggggaggcgtcaagcgcatctccggcctcatctatgaggagactcgcggggtgctgaaggtcttcctggagaacgtcatccgggacgccgtcacctacaccgagcacgccaagaggaagaccgtcaccgccatggacgtggtctacgcgctcaagcgccagggccgcactctctacggcttcgggggttaatgctgccgcctcctcctccgtcctcacagcacaaaggctcttctcagagccgcccACATCTTCCCGGGGAGGAGCTACGATTCCACTGAGGGGTTAACACCGCCCGCACATCAGGAGATCAGCGGCGCCCTGTGCTCAGTACAGCCGGAGGTCTacattacagaaaccccccaataATCTGTAAATCCCGAGCCCCGGGTGTTCTCCACCGCAGCTACGAGACGAGCTGTGCTCGGAGACTGAGGGGTTAATCCGTCCCGCCAATGAGCGGCGCTggtacaggtcacatgaccggctcctCCAGTAAATCAGCAGCTCAACTATAGGCGGGAAATTCAAAATTTCAAATGAGCCAATGAGCGACGAGATCCTGAgctctcccagccaatagcagagcTCTGGACCCCGCAGCCGTTATGTGCCCGTAGGAGCCTCGTCCTCCTGTCCTGCACTGAGCGGCCGCACAGCCTCTCTCCAGGGAGCGCCACACTGAggaggatgatgggagtagtgatcgggcatggaggaggaggaggggagcttgTATTGTAACTTCCGATAGCGTTACCGCATCTCATCTAGCTGACAGGGAGGAAAACCGCAGCCACTGTGAGAACAACGGGGAGACACGGGAGCAGCTCCGCTGGAGAcagggtgggggctctgagaagagcctttgggtCCGGAGAGCGGCGCTCACTTGGCGCTGGTGTACTTGGTGACGGCCTTGGTGCCCTCGGAGACGGCGTGCTTGGCCAGCTCTCCGGGCAGCAGCAGGCGCACGGCGGTCTGGATCTCCCGGGAGGTGATGGTGGAGCGCTTGTTGTAGTGAGCCAGGCGGGAGGCTTCCCCTGCGATGCGCTCGAAGATGTCGTTGACGAAGGAGTTCATGATGCCCATGGCCTTGGAGGAGATGCCGGTGTCGGGGTGGACCTGCTTCAGCACCTTGTAGACGTAGATGGCATAGCTCTCCTTCCTGCTCTTCCTCCGCTTCTTGCCGTCCTTCTTCTGGACCTTGGTGACGGCTTTCTTGGAGCCCTTCTTGGGCGCTGGGGCGGACTTGGCTGGCTCGGGCATTCTGACTGAGGACAAAATCTCGTCTGTTCTCCTCCTGCCACCGCGGCGGTATTTATACACGGGCCATGCAAATGAGCTGCTGCTGACTGCGCGCCGATCTACTGGAGGAGAGGGTCACGTGGTGTCTCCACTTCTCCCAATTGGCAGCCTCACATCCATccagctgagccgggggcggagcaaatagaggggcggggctcacatccatccattcagcagagccagggcggagcaaatagaggggcggggctcacatccatccattcagcagagccgggggcggagcaacaggagaggcgtggctcacatacatccattcagcagagccggggaACGGAGCAGCAAGAAGGGAGGGGCTCACATCCATTCATAGAGCTGAGTCGGAgggcggagcagcaggaggg
Encoded proteins:
- the LOC120994279 gene encoding histone H2B 1.1, translating into MPEPAKSAPAPKKGSKKAVTKVQKKDGKKRRKSRKESYAIYVYKVLKQVHPDTGISSKAMGIMNSFVNDIFERIAGEASRLAHYNKRSTITSREIQTAVRLLLPGELAKHAVSEGTKAVTKYTSAK